In the genome of Vicia villosa cultivar HV-30 ecotype Madison, WI linkage group LG7, Vvil1.0, whole genome shotgun sequence, one region contains:
- the LOC131620305 gene encoding peroxisomal 2,4-dienoyl-CoA reductase [(3E)-enoyl-CoA-producing]-like, whose protein sequence is MGSTESPFKSDILKGKVALITGGASGIGFEISTQLGKHGASVALMGRRKQVLQSAVSVLQSLSIPAVGFEGDVRKQDDAARVIDSTFNRFGKIDILVNAAAGNFLAAAEDLSPNGFRTVLDIDSVGTFTMCHEALKYLKKGGPGRDSSSAGGSIINISATLHYTASWYQIHVSAAKAAVDATTRNLALEWGTDYDIRVNGIAPGPISGTLGMSKLAPEELGNKAREEMPLFKIGEKWDIAMAALYLVSDAGKFINGDTMIVDGGLWLSRPRYIPKEAVRQVSRALEKKSRNEPVGVPKSKL, encoded by the exons ATGGGTTCAACGGAGTCACCGTTCAAATCAGAtatattgaaaggaaaagtagCGTTGATAACAGGTGGAGCATCGGGAATCGGGTTTGAAATATCAACACAATTAGGTAAACATGGTGCTTCCGTCGCTCTCATGGGCCGTCGGAAACAAGTTCTTCAATCCGCTGTTTCTGTTCTCCAATCACTTTCGATCCCAGCGGTTGGTTTTGAAGGTGATGTCAGGAAGCAAGATGATGCCGCCAGAGTTATTGATTCCACTTTCAACCGTTTCGGTAAGATCGATATTCTTGTTAATGCTGCTGCTGGTAATTTTCTTGCTGCCGCTGAGGATCTCTCCCCAAATGGATTTCGAACCG TTTTGGATATTGATTCTGTTGGCACATTCACTATGTGCCATGAAGCACTTAAATATCTCAAGAAAGGGGGACCAGGAAGGGACTCTTCTAGTGCTGGTGGATCAATAATTAACATTAGTGCTACCTTGCATTATACAGCTTCTTGGTATCAAATTCACGTATCTGCAGCTAAG GCAGCTGTTGATGCCACTACAAGAAACTTGGCACTGGAATGGGGAACAGATTATGATATCAGAGTCAATGGGATTGCACCAGGTCCAATAAGTGGCACTCTTGGCATGAGTAAACTGGCTCCTGAAGAATTAGGTAACAAAGCCAGAGAAGAAATGCCTCTATTTAAAATTGGGGAGAAATGGGATATTGCAATGGCTGCTCTCTACCTAGTATCAGATGCAG GAAAATTCATTAATGGCGACACTATGATAGTTGATGGTGGACTTTGGCTGAGTCGGCCTCGTTATATACCGAAAGAGGCAGTGAGGCAAGTATCACGGGCACTAGAAAAGAAATCCAGAAATGAACCAGTTGGTGTTCCCAAAAGCAAGCTGTGA